A single genomic interval of Streptomyces showdoensis harbors:
- a CDS encoding SDR family oxidoreductase: MPFQGLLQGKTVVVSGVGAGLGHRIAETVVRDGGRAVLGARTEANLAKSAAEIDPGGDSTAYRVTDITDEAQCEALAALAVERFGGIDAVVHVAAWDSYFGGLEDADFATWQGVLDVNLLGTLRMTRACLPALKERGGSVVLIGTQSAVAAPSQVWQAAYAASKGALTSAMYSMARELGPHRIRVNTVLPGWMWGPPVQAYVQFTAHTEQVPEAEVLGRLTERMALPELATDGDVAEAAAFLASDRARAITGQSLLVNAGELMR, translated from the coding sequence ATGCCGTTCCAAGGACTGCTCCAGGGAAAGACCGTCGTCGTGTCGGGGGTCGGCGCCGGGCTCGGCCACCGGATCGCCGAGACGGTGGTGCGGGACGGGGGCCGGGCGGTGCTCGGCGCCCGCACGGAGGCCAATCTCGCCAAGTCGGCCGCCGAGATCGACCCCGGGGGCGACAGCACCGCCTACCGGGTCACCGACATCACCGACGAGGCCCAGTGCGAGGCGCTCGCCGCGCTCGCGGTGGAGCGCTTCGGCGGGATCGACGCCGTGGTCCACGTGGCCGCCTGGGACTCGTACTTCGGCGGCCTGGAGGACGCCGACTTCGCGACCTGGCAGGGGGTCCTGGACGTGAACCTGCTGGGCACGCTGCGGATGACCCGGGCCTGCCTGCCGGCCCTGAAGGAGCGGGGCGGCTCGGTGGTGCTGATCGGCACCCAGTCGGCGGTGGCCGCGCCCTCGCAGGTGTGGCAGGCGGCGTACGCGGCGTCCAAGGGGGCGCTGACCTCCGCGATGTACTCGATGGCGCGCGAGCTCGGGCCGCACCGGATCCGGGTCAACACCGTGCTGCCGGGCTGGATGTGGGGGCCACCGGTCCAGGCGTACGTGCAGTTCACCGCGCACACCGAGCAGGTGCCGGAGGCCGAGGTGCTCGGACGGCTCACGGAGCGGATGGCGCTCCCGGAGCTGGCGACGGACGGGGACGTGGCGGAGGCGGCGGCCTTCCTCGCCTCGGACCGGGCGCGGGCCATCACCGGACAGTCGCTGCTCGTCAACGCCGGGGAGCTGATGCGCTGA
- a CDS encoding DUF397 domain-containing protein: MGIIQGGTDTWTKSSYSGGNGACVEVKSPVVSAIAVRDSKAPEGPSLSFGPGTWNAFVGEVSAGAL, translated from the coding sequence ATGGGCATCATTCAGGGCGGCACGGACACCTGGACCAAGTCTTCGTATTCCGGCGGCAACGGGGCCTGCGTCGAGGTGAAGTCCCCCGTCGTGAGCGCGATCGCGGTCCGTGACTCCAAGGCCCCCGAGGGCCCTTCCCTCTCCTTCGGACCGGGTACCTGGAACGCGTTCGTGGGCGAGGTGAGCGCCGGGGCCCTGTGA
- a CDS encoding helix-turn-helix domain-containing protein: MASSVNPTVRRRRLGQELRRLREAKNMTAEQVAERLLVSQSKISRLENGRRSISQRDVRDLCGVYEVEDERVVDSLMQMAKDSRQQGWWHAFGDIPYSVYIGLETDAESLRVYEPQIIPGLLQTHGYAEAVISGALPESTPADIDKRVTVRTRRQDRIKGDERPLRLWAVIDEGALRRVVGSRQLMVEQLEHLIEQSLLPHVTVQVLPFDMGAHPGISGHYAILEFPDTSDSSVVYIEGVTSDLYLEKAQDVAKYSVMYEHLRAQALNAEQTREFVTRIAKEYREYADGAAGGAGSQG; this comes from the coding sequence GTGGCGTCCAGTGTCAACCCCACCGTCAGGCGACGCCGATTGGGCCAGGAGCTGCGCCGGCTCCGGGAAGCGAAGAACATGACGGCCGAGCAGGTCGCCGAGCGTCTCCTCGTCTCCCAGTCGAAGATCAGCCGTCTCGAGAACGGCCGCCGGTCGATCAGCCAGCGCGATGTCCGCGACCTGTGCGGGGTCTACGAGGTCGAGGACGAGCGGGTGGTCGACTCGCTCATGCAGATGGCCAAGGATTCCCGCCAGCAGGGCTGGTGGCACGCCTTCGGCGACATCCCGTACAGCGTCTACATCGGTCTGGAGACCGACGCGGAGAGCCTGCGGGTGTACGAGCCGCAGATCATCCCGGGGCTGCTCCAGACGCACGGCTACGCCGAGGCGGTCATCAGCGGGGCGCTGCCGGAGTCGACGCCCGCCGACATCGACAAGCGGGTCACGGTCCGCACCCGCCGCCAGGACCGCATCAAGGGCGACGAGCGTCCGCTGCGGCTGTGGGCGGTCATCGACGAGGGCGCGCTGCGCCGGGTGGTCGGCAGCAGGCAGCTGATGGTGGAACAGCTGGAGCACCTCATCGAGCAGTCGCTGCTTCCCCACGTGACGGTGCAGGTGCTGCCGTTCGACATGGGCGCGCACCCGGGCATCAGCGGGCACTACGCGATCCTGGAGTTCCCCGACACCTCCGATTCCAGCGTGGTCTACATCGAGGGCGTGACGAGCGACCTGTACCTGGAGAAGGCGCAGGACGTCGCGAAGTACAGCGTGATGTACGAGCACCTGCGGGCCCAGGCGCTGAACGCGGAGCAGACCCGGGAGTTCGTCACCCGGATCGCGAAGGAGTACCGGGAGTACGCGGACGGCGCCGCCGGAGGCGCCGGGAGCCAGGGCTGA
- a CDS encoding GOLPH3/VPS74 family protein, whose product MGRSRRTIPEELLLLALDPATGTTAQPQSLDLGLAGAQLVELALAGRIAPDGDRIAVVMPRPTGDPTLDSALELLRRRGSPVRAVHWIGGPRLGLRQIYLAHLERCGMVHAVEGQMCGVLPTTRYQATDTAISRDIRSRLDSAIRTGVPPDPRTAALAALAHAVGLGKHLYPGNEGRSSRSRLRDLIRHDPMGGLVAHAVMDVQNGVAAQPRRNAAASGVPQQPRRGSMARAAM is encoded by the coding sequence ATGGGCAGGAGCCGCAGAACAATTCCGGAGGAGCTTCTGCTGCTCGCTCTGGACCCGGCCACGGGTACCACAGCGCAGCCGCAGTCGCTCGACCTCGGCCTGGCCGGAGCACAGCTAGTGGAGCTGGCTCTGGCAGGACGGATAGCCCCTGACGGGGATCGTATCGCCGTGGTGATGCCACGGCCGACCGGAGATCCGACTCTGGACTCCGCACTGGAACTGCTGCGCAGACGCGGCAGTCCGGTCCGGGCCGTCCACTGGATCGGCGGGCCCCGACTGGGGCTGCGTCAGATCTATCTCGCGCACCTGGAGCGCTGCGGCATGGTCCATGCCGTAGAGGGCCAGATGTGCGGGGTGCTGCCGACGACTCGCTACCAGGCGACGGACACGGCGATCAGCCGGGACATCAGGTCCCGGCTGGACAGTGCGATCCGCACCGGCGTACCGCCGGACCCGCGGACCGCGGCGCTCGCCGCGCTGGCCCACGCGGTCGGACTCGGCAAGCACCTGTACCCGGGCAACGAAGGACGGTCGTCGCGGTCCCGGCTGCGCGACCTGATCCGGCACGACCCCATGGGCGGACTCGTGGCGCACGCCGTGATGGACGTCCAGAACGGCGTGGCCGCACAGCCGCGCCGCAACGCGGCGGCGAGCGGGGTTCCGCAGCAGCCGCGCCGGGGCAGCATGGCCCGCGCCGCCATGTGA
- a CDS encoding D-alanyl-D-alanine carboxypeptidase family protein, with amino-acid sequence MTHGGGTVAGESPDRAEQRESAAGGDGKDPRLSVLQDRVDEPTAVFKALAPRTAPEDAVTAGAAEDVAEDGAGGAGDAAAEGPQEGDRLRAAVAAWVATDAEEGAEGAERAEGGAEAAAEPVDEADEAEAAGDDVPEAEAEAEAGGEAEEPAAASEPEAEVAGELEGAEGDAEGDAEGDAPEPEAPAAAKAEEPAKAEEPEAGKPAAGGESWFAARKPAAPAAEAKPEPEPGSEPEPEAGSADEPADEPAPAPASPVDQPTAVFKAVRPPVEPEAPKATEAPKATEAPKATGAAKAPEAPKATEAPKAPAEAKPPVDQPTTALKLPESMFRPLKGDITQEQPKPTTAPDSAAATPSPAAGAPVPPSLAEPERTRQQPLPPRPPLEILAELTNTPPPPETPLRTGVRRVKIWTPLVLLLIVVFAVVQFVRPLPAPVLTLSAAPTYTFEGGELQMPWPSEGQGAAEVEGVGSLGTYGPQKPAPIASVAKTMTAYVILRDHPIKGNESGPEIEVDATAGEQAKAKDESTAPIKEGEKYTQKQLLQLLMIPSGNNVARLLARWDAGSEAAFVEKMNAAAKELGMTGSTYTDPSGLQSSTMSTPLDQLKLGKAVMQYDVFREIVDMPNLTVEGIPGRIENNNTILLEPGVTGIKTGSSTPAGGNLLWAANTVVDGKKHRIIGIVMGAKDADALYKKLELAIKNSLKVIQQAQKDVTSAAVVKKGQVVGYVDDGLGGRTPVVATKELRAIGWPGLKVNLELTDGGKALPHSGKTGDVVGQVSIGTGNGKVSAPVALQDDLVEPGFDKKLTRIG; translated from the coding sequence ATGACCCATGGAGGAGGCACGGTGGCGGGCGAGTCCCCGGACAGGGCGGAGCAGCGGGAGAGCGCGGCCGGCGGCGACGGCAAGGACCCGCGTCTGTCCGTGCTTCAGGACCGCGTGGACGAGCCGACGGCGGTCTTCAAGGCGCTGGCCCCGCGGACGGCACCGGAGGACGCGGTGACCGCCGGGGCGGCGGAGGACGTTGCGGAGGACGGGGCCGGGGGCGCCGGGGACGCGGCCGCGGAGGGTCCCCAGGAGGGCGACCGGCTGAGGGCCGCCGTGGCGGCGTGGGTCGCGACGGACGCCGAGGAGGGCGCCGAGGGCGCCGAGCGTGCCGAGGGCGGCGCGGAGGCGGCTGCCGAGCCGGTGGACGAGGCTGACGAGGCCGAGGCGGCGGGCGACGACGTGCCCGAGGCCGAGGCCGAGGCCGAGGCCGGCGGTGAGGCCGAGGAGCCTGCCGCGGCGAGCGAGCCGGAGGCCGAGGTCGCCGGGGAGCTCGAGGGCGCCGAGGGCGACGCCGAGGGCGACGCCGAGGGTGACGCCCCGGAGCCGGAGGCCCCGGCCGCCGCGAAGGCCGAGGAGCCCGCGAAGGCGGAGGAGCCCGAGGCGGGGAAGCCCGCCGCCGGGGGCGAGTCCTGGTTCGCCGCGCGGAAGCCCGCGGCGCCCGCGGCCGAGGCGAAGCCGGAGCCGGAGCCGGGGTCGGAGCCGGAGCCGGAGGCCGGGTCGGCCGACGAGCCGGCCGACGAGCCCGCTCCCGCCCCCGCGTCGCCGGTGGACCAGCCGACCGCCGTCTTCAAGGCCGTCAGGCCGCCGGTCGAGCCGGAGGCCCCGAAGGCGACCGAGGCCCCGAAGGCGACCGAGGCCCCGAAGGCGACCGGGGCTGCGAAGGCTCCCGAGGCGCCGAAGGCGACCGAGGCCCCGAAGGCCCCGGCGGAGGCCAAGCCCCCCGTCGACCAGCCCACGACCGCTCTGAAGCTCCCCGAGTCGATGTTCCGCCCGCTCAAGGGCGACATCACCCAGGAGCAGCCGAAGCCGACGACGGCGCCCGACTCGGCCGCGGCGACCCCGTCGCCCGCCGCCGGGGCTCCCGTACCGCCGTCCCTCGCGGAGCCGGAGCGGACCCGGCAGCAGCCGCTGCCGCCCCGCCCGCCGCTGGAGATCCTGGCGGAGCTGACGAACACCCCGCCGCCGCCGGAGACCCCGCTGCGGACCGGCGTCCGGCGGGTGAAGATCTGGACCCCGCTGGTCCTGCTGCTGATCGTCGTGTTTGCGGTCGTACAGTTCGTGCGGCCGCTGCCGGCCCCGGTGCTCACCCTCTCGGCCGCGCCCACGTACACCTTCGAGGGCGGCGAGCTGCAGATGCCGTGGCCGTCCGAGGGCCAGGGCGCCGCCGAGGTCGAGGGCGTGGGTTCGCTCGGCACGTACGGCCCGCAGAAGCCGGCGCCGATCGCGAGCGTCGCGAAGACGATGACGGCGTACGTGATCCTCCGCGACCACCCCATCAAGGGGAACGAGTCGGGCCCGGAGATCGAGGTCGACGCGACCGCCGGTGAGCAGGCGAAGGCGAAGGACGAGTCGACGGCCCCGATCAAGGAGGGGGAGAAGTACACGCAGAAGCAGCTGCTGCAGCTGCTGATGATCCCCTCCGGCAACAACGTGGCGCGGCTGCTGGCCCGCTGGGACGCCGGTTCGGAGGCCGCGTTCGTCGAGAAGATGAACGCCGCGGCCAAGGAGCTCGGGATGACCGGCTCGACGTACACGGACCCGTCCGGTCTGCAGTCGAGCACCATGTCGACCCCGCTGGACCAGCTGAAGCTCGGCAAGGCGGTCATGCAGTACGACGTGTTCCGCGAGATCGTGGACATGCCGAACCTGACCGTCGAGGGCATCCCGGGCCGGATCGAGAACAACAACACGATCCTGCTGGAGCCGGGCGTGACCGGCATCAAGACCGGTTCGTCGACCCCGGCCGGCGGCAACCTGCTGTGGGCGGCGAACACGGTCGTCGACGGCAAGAAGCACCGCATCATCGGCATCGTGATGGGGGCCAAGGACGCCGACGCGCTGTACAAGAAGCTGGAGCTGGCGATCAAGAACAGCCTCAAGGTGATCCAGCAGGCGCAGAAGGACGTCACGTCCGCGGCGGTGGTGAAGAAGGGGCAGGTCGTCGGCTACGTGGACGACGGTCTCGGCGGCCGGACGCCGGTGGTGGCGACCAAGGAGCTGCGGGCGATCGGCTGGCCGGGGCTGAAGGTGAACCTGGAGCTCACGGACGGCGGTAAGGCGCTCCCGCACTCCGGGAAGACCGGCGACGTGGTCGGCCAGGTGTCGATCGGCACGGGGAACGGCAAGGTCAGCGCCCCGGTGGCGCTGCAGGACGACCTCGTCGAGCCGGGCTTCGACAAGAAGCTGACCCGCATCGGCTGA
- a CDS encoding MFS transporter: protein MLVATAAAAVTHILWFFFFANSGGDLAAQDAWAEFVGRHPDSAYNLAWYGGMHPVSYSVVSPYVMSVLGVRTTMMIAGTLSAALTALILVRVRAVRNPMACALAGVFAFLCNALSGRVTFGLGMMFALGAVAAVFCWPHRWRYRRWAKAAVAAPLAGLATACSPVAGLFLGVAAAALFLNKRRPGAYALGLAPVVVVALSAWLFPFSGTQPMSLMSTSLPFLFGVLCFVLVPRDWRTVRTGAAVYSAGTLLTWLIDSQIGSNVSRLVMLFAGVVLLAALPYARPRSRRWYAIVLAFVGLNVWIGFKGVDDVIRTAPDASWAREVAPLINQLQVRGAEKARVEVVPASSHRESSALAPYINLARGWNRQADMERNPLFYDDTLNAANYQDWLGRWAVHYVVLPTGAPDSGAEREAELVDEGLPYLHQIWSDANWRLYEVTDPTPLADPPAQVQKAEANEVVIRLDAPGRVLIRVPYSPWLALLDADGGKIEPPQETEASKEARESSETDLPKVFANQEGCLLKAEPDAEGDEWTELLAPKAGTYRLGAPYKLFPRGTTCPEELR, encoded by the coding sequence GTGCTCGTCGCGACGGCCGCCGCGGCCGTCACGCACATCCTCTGGTTCTTCTTCTTCGCGAACAGCGGCGGCGATCTGGCCGCGCAGGACGCGTGGGCGGAGTTCGTCGGCCGGCACCCGGACTCGGCGTACAACCTCGCCTGGTACGGGGGGATGCATCCGGTCTCGTACAGCGTGGTCTCGCCGTACGTGATGTCGGTGCTGGGCGTCCGGACCACGATGATGATCGCGGGGACGCTGTCCGCGGCGCTGACGGCGCTGATCCTGGTGCGGGTGCGGGCGGTCCGCAACCCGATGGCGTGCGCGCTGGCCGGGGTCTTCGCGTTCCTGTGCAACGCGCTGTCCGGCCGGGTGACCTTCGGCCTCGGCATGATGTTCGCGCTCGGCGCGGTCGCGGCGGTCTTCTGCTGGCCGCACCGGTGGCGGTACCGCCGCTGGGCGAAGGCGGCGGTGGCGGCCCCGCTGGCCGGCCTGGCGACGGCCTGCAGCCCGGTGGCGGGCCTGTTCCTGGGCGTGGCGGCGGCGGCGCTCTTCCTGAACAAGCGCCGGCCCGGCGCGTACGCCCTGGGCCTGGCCCCGGTCGTGGTCGTGGCCCTCTCCGCCTGGCTCTTCCCCTTCTCGGGCACGCAGCCGATGTCGCTGATGTCGACCTCGCTGCCCTTCCTCTTCGGCGTCCTGTGCTTCGTCCTGGTCCCCCGGGACTGGCGGACGGTCCGCACGGGCGCGGCGGTCTACTCGGCCGGGACGCTCCTCACCTGGCTGATCGACTCGCAGATCGGCTCGAACGTCTCGCGCCTGGTGATGCTCTTCGCGGGCGTGGTCCTGCTGGCGGCGCTGCCGTACGCGCGCCCCCGGTCCCGCCGCTGGTACGCGATCGTCCTGGCCTTCGTGGGCCTGAACGTCTGGATCGGCTTCAAGGGCGTCGACGACGTGATCCGCACCGCCCCGGACGCGTCCTGGGCGCGCGAGGTGGCGCCGCTGATCAACCAGCTCCAGGTGCGGGGCGCGGAGAAGGCCCGCGTGGAGGTCGTCCCGGCCTCCAGCCACCGCGAGTCGTCCGCCCTCGCCCCGTACATCAACCTGGCCCGCGGCTGGAACCGCCAGGCCGACATGGAGCGCAACCCGCTCTTCTACGACGACACCCTGAACGCGGCGAACTACCAGGACTGGCTCGGCCGCTGGGCGGTCCACTACGTCGTCCTGCCGACGGGCGCCCCCGACTCGGGCGCCGAACGCGAGGCGGAGCTCGTCGACGAGGGCCTGCCCTACCTCCACCAGATCTGGTCGGACGCGAACTGGCGCCTGTACGAGGTGACGGACCCGACTCCCCTGGCGGACCCCCCGGCCCAGGTCCAGAAGGCCGAGGCCAACGAGGTCGTCATCCGCCTCGACGCCCCCGGCCGCGTCCTCATCCGCGTCCCGTACTCCCCGTGGCTGGCCCTCCTGGACGCCGACGGCGGCAAGATCGAACCCCCGCAGGAGACGGAGGCCTCGAAGGAGGCCCGCGAATCCTCTGAGACGGACCTCCCGAAGGTCTTCGCCAACCAGGAGGGCTGCCTCCTGAAGGCGGAACCCGACGCGGAGGGCGACGAATGGACCGAACTCCTCGCCCCGAAGGCCGGCACCTACCGCCTGGGCGCCCCGTACAAGCTCTTCCCCCGCGGCACGACCTGCCCGGAGGAACTGCGCTGA
- a CDS encoding restriction endonuclease yields MGRRSGGLIGIWAEQQRVAQRQREGQQQAVLRQQRDAEGAQRAYERDVARMQRDQKAAYRRHRDEDALRRTRELDARVAALEGLLVAGCRVPAFGVEALRQAEEVEPFAPGPLGVPVAMPDQRYCQGHGGRARFEQDWYAAQAADARRLEQLAAYRREYDAWAAARLAEIRRHNDGLAGTADALRSGEPDTVVDYFSAVLFASTAWPEGFPREVAAAYDRAGRTFVLDWELPPYEVVPAAKGVKYLPSTDQDKEVPRPVTQRRALYRDVLSQSVLLAVRELFAADRAGALESVALNGYVGGVDPATGLAGRVCVASVVVGRQDFDRLNLELVGAVECLTGALAGRLSAKPEERVAVAPLRTPDQVGSEVVVQGDGEEPDLLAMDPIAFEGLVAELFRARGLQAVTTRRSNDGGVDVEALDSDPISGGSIVVQVKRYRNTVPPTAVRDLYGTVQDAGANKGVLVTTSRFGPGSYTFANGKPLTLISGTELVDLLHQHGLRGRLGPGTTPAPVEAAVTPSPEAAEDFNLLGMVWSGSVALDVCALVCSGSRVLGDEWFVFFNNHSTPDGSVAMVAAAPGDRAAVRVGFDALPARADRLVLVAAVDPEVNPDADLGGFTDAGIRLRDDAGGELDRLEVSDGRPGETALVLGSFRRRAGGDWDFVLGGKGYRGGLEELVGDFGIQVE; encoded by the coding sequence ATGGGGCGGCGTTCCGGTGGGCTGATCGGGATCTGGGCCGAGCAGCAGCGGGTCGCGCAGCGGCAACGGGAGGGGCAGCAGCAGGCGGTGCTCCGGCAGCAGCGTGACGCCGAGGGAGCGCAGCGGGCGTACGAGCGGGATGTCGCCCGGATGCAGAGGGACCAGAAGGCCGCCTATCGGCGGCACCGGGACGAGGACGCCCTGCGGCGGACCCGGGAGCTCGACGCGCGGGTCGCCGCGCTCGAAGGGCTGCTCGTCGCGGGGTGCCGGGTGCCGGCCTTCGGGGTCGAGGCCCTGCGGCAGGCCGAGGAGGTCGAGCCGTTCGCGCCCGGGCCCCTTGGGGTTCCCGTGGCCATGCCCGACCAGCGGTACTGCCAGGGGCACGGCGGGCGGGCGCGGTTCGAGCAGGACTGGTACGCGGCGCAGGCCGCCGATGCCCGGCGCCTTGAGCAGCTGGCCGCGTACCGGCGGGAGTACGACGCGTGGGCCGCTGCCCGGCTCGCCGAGATCCGGCGCCACAACGACGGGCTCGCCGGGACCGCCGACGCCCTGCGGTCGGGCGAGCCGGACACGGTCGTCGACTACTTCTCGGCCGTGCTCTTCGCCTCCACCGCCTGGCCCGAGGGCTTCCCCCGGGAGGTCGCCGCCGCCTACGACCGTGCCGGCCGGACGTTCGTCCTCGACTGGGAGCTGCCCCCGTACGAGGTCGTCCCCGCCGCCAAGGGCGTCAAGTACCTGCCCAGCACCGACCAGGACAAGGAGGTCCCGCGGCCCGTCACGCAGCGGCGGGCCCTTTACCGGGACGTCCTCTCCCAGAGTGTCCTCCTCGCCGTGCGGGAGCTGTTCGCCGCGGACCGCGCCGGCGCCCTGGAGAGCGTCGCCCTCAACGGGTACGTGGGCGGGGTCGATCCCGCCACCGGGCTGGCCGGACGGGTGTGCGTCGCGTCCGTGGTCGTCGGGCGGCAGGACTTCGACCGCTTGAACCTGGAGCTCGTCGGGGCGGTGGAGTGCCTGACCGGTGCCCTCGCCGGCCGGCTGTCGGCCAAGCCCGAGGAGCGCGTCGCCGTGGCGCCGCTCCGCACGCCCGACCAGGTGGGTTCCGAGGTCGTCGTGCAGGGCGACGGCGAGGAGCCCGACCTGCTCGCCATGGATCCGATCGCCTTCGAGGGGCTGGTGGCGGAGCTGTTCCGGGCCCGCGGGCTCCAGGCCGTGACCACGCGTCGTTCCAACGACGGCGGGGTCGACGTCGAGGCGCTCGACTCCGACCCGATCAGTGGCGGGTCGATCGTCGTCCAGGTGAAGCGCTACCGGAACACCGTGCCGCCGACCGCCGTCCGCGACCTGTACGGCACCGTGCAGGACGCCGGCGCCAACAAGGGTGTGCTCGTCACCACCTCCCGGTTCGGGCCCGGCTCCTACACCTTCGCCAACGGCAAGCCCCTCACCCTGATCTCGGGGACCGAGCTCGTCGACCTCCTCCACCAGCACGGCCTGCGCGGGCGCCTCGGCCCAGGGACGACGCCCGCCCCCGTCGAGGCCGCGGTGACCCCGTCGCCCGAGGCCGCCGAGGACTTCAACCTGCTCGGCATGGTCTGGTCCGGCTCGGTCGCCCTCGACGTCTGCGCGCTCGTCTGCTCGGGCAGCCGGGTCCTCGGCGACGAGTGGTTCGTCTTCTTCAACAACCACTCCACGCCCGACGGCTCCGTCGCGATGGTCGCCGCCGCCCCCGGCGACCGGGCCGCCGTCCGGGTCGGCTTCGACGCCCTGCCCGCCCGCGCCGACCGGCTCGTCCTCGTGGCCGCGGTGGACCCCGAGGTGAACCCGGACGCGGACCTCGGCGGCTTCACCGACGCGGGCATCCGGCTCCGCGACGACGCCGGCGGCGAGCTCGACCGCCTCGAGGTCTCCGACGGGCGGCCCGGCGAGACGGCCCTCGTCCTCGGGTCCTTCCGGCGAAGGGCCGGCGGCGACTGGGACTTCGTTCTCGGCGGGAAGGGGTACCGGGGCGGTCTCGAGGAGCTGGTGGGGGACTTCGGGATTCAGGTGGAGTGA
- a CDS encoding XRE family transcriptional regulator: protein MSQDDFAHAIRQAGDRVGRPNGATKRLVQRWESGAVAAPRPEYARALETVTGIPIASLGFVGMVPTARVGDDGQGGHDVASSAEGVAPPVAAASTQLDPRANYSGVWLSRYEFYSSGRDATYVCQHHVVILQHGNRLTVRSLPSASTNPDSPLTMDLTADGSVVTGTWVEQTATDGYYRGARYHGAVQLLVEPTGRRMAGKWVGFGKDMDINTGPWELVFRDASTNQSTLAKYNRPPE, encoded by the coding sequence ATGAGTCAGGACGATTTCGCCCACGCCATCCGGCAGGCCGGCGACCGCGTCGGCCGCCCCAATGGCGCCACCAAGCGGCTGGTGCAGCGCTGGGAATCCGGCGCCGTCGCCGCACCCCGCCCCGAGTACGCCCGCGCCCTCGAGACCGTCACAGGGATACCCATCGCGTCCCTCGGCTTCGTCGGCATGGTCCCCACCGCCCGCGTCGGCGACGACGGCCAAGGCGGGCACGACGTTGCCTCCTCGGCGGAAGGAGTCGCACCACCGGTCGCCGCGGCCAGCACTCAACTCGACCCGCGCGCCAACTACAGCGGTGTGTGGCTGTCCCGGTACGAGTTCTACTCGAGCGGCCGAGACGCCACCTACGTCTGCCAGCACCACGTCGTCATCCTGCAGCACGGCAACCGGCTCACGGTCCGCTCACTGCCCAGCGCGTCGACCAACCCGGACTCGCCGCTCACCATGGACCTCACAGCCGACGGCAGCGTCGTCACCGGCACATGGGTCGAGCAGACCGCCACCGACGGCTACTACCGCGGGGCCAGGTACCACGGCGCCGTGCAGCTGCTCGTCGAGCCGACCGGCCGGCGCATGGCGGGCAAGTGGGTCGGCTTCGGCAAGGACATGGACATCAACACCGGCCCGTGGGAACTCGTCTTCCGCGACGCCTCGACCAACCAGTCCACCCTCGCCAAGTACAACCGGCCTCCGGAGTAG
- a CDS encoding DUF6907 domain-containing protein, translating into MTITVQRAAHKLLASLPSAFRTKRPAVEPVSMTKAPRTWTFTDTATGERKTFTCMPGCIDSHDEVRDGETLAEDIWCYRQSSDVTLPINDSGRPEELSVLRAMMNVDPFDRRIAHRLPHIDLEVMDGAWIEGLDPDGFATVISTLQGRVDELRAMHAELVAVRAAYQGQVAR; encoded by the coding sequence ATGACCATCACCGTACAGCGTGCTGCCCACAAGCTGCTGGCCTCTCTGCCCAGCGCGTTCCGCACGAAGCGGCCCGCCGTCGAGCCGGTCAGCATGACGAAGGCCCCCCGCACGTGGACCTTCACCGACACGGCGACCGGCGAGCGGAAGACGTTCACCTGCATGCCGGGCTGCATCGACAGCCACGACGAGGTGCGCGACGGCGAGACGCTCGCCGAGGACATCTGGTGCTACCGGCAGTCCAGCGACGTCACCCTCCCCATCAACGACTCCGGGCGTCCGGAGGAGCTGTCCGTCCTGCGGGCCATGATGAACGTCGACCCGTTCGACCGGCGCATCGCCCACCGTCTGCCGCACATCGACCTCGAGGTCATGGACGGCGCGTGGATCGAGGGCCTGGACCCCGACGGGTTCGCCACCGTCATCAGCACCCTGCAGGGCCGCGTCGACGAGCTGCGGGCCATGCACGCCGAACTCGTCGCCGTCCGCGCCGCGTACCAGGGCCAGGTGGCCCGATGA
- a CDS encoding DUF6907 domain-containing protein, producing MSDRDPLQGVPDELKDWHQGALDGDPAVCAAPQPMQPGYPCIHSTGFHELHRDVYGRTWPNRPEEPLYVARKAPVVDGMVTVETGDHGPVHVPEPSWCVGLHPAESFQVDIEHQGVETVAAIPTLCHGIVPALGVSLVQRPFSPTAPQVHAVVNMAEDFHAFSSTGLDIAAGLLVDHAAELRHMARQLAALEVQS from the coding sequence ATGAGCGACCGCGACCCCCTCCAGGGCGTGCCGGACGAGCTGAAGGACTGGCACCAGGGCGCCCTCGACGGCGACCCGGCCGTCTGTGCCGCCCCGCAGCCGATGCAGCCCGGATACCCGTGCATCCACTCCACGGGCTTCCACGAGCTCCACCGGGACGTGTACGGCCGCACCTGGCCCAACCGGCCCGAGGAGCCCCTGTACGTGGCGCGCAAGGCGCCGGTGGTCGACGGCATGGTGACCGTCGAGACCGGCGACCACGGGCCCGTGCACGTCCCGGAACCGTCCTGGTGCGTCGGCCTCCACCCGGCCGAGAGCTTCCAGGTGGACATCGAGCACCAGGGCGTTGAGACCGTCGCCGCCATCCCGACCCTGTGCCACGGCATCGTGCCCGCGCTCGGCGTCTCGCTGGTGCAGCGGCCGTTCTCCCCGACGGCGCCGCAGGTGCACGCCGTGGTGAACATGGCCGAGGACTTCCACGCCTTCTCGTCGACCGGCCTCGACATCGCCGCCGGCCTGCTCGTCGACCACGCCGCCGAACTCCGCCACATGGCACGGCAGTTGGCCGCCCTGGAGGTGCAGTCGTGA